In Dryocola sp. LX212, the genomic stretch CAAGCGCCGCAGTAACATCGTGGAAATCTACCTGGTACGAGACGAACAGAATAAAGTGCAGGAAGTCGTGCTGCCGGTCTACGGGAAAGGTCTGTGGTCGATGATGAACGCCTTTGTTGCACTGAACACCGATGGGCGCACTATTAAAGGCATAACCTACTACGATCAGGGAGAAACCCCGGGTCTGGGCGGCGAAGTCGAAAATCCAAACTGGCGCGCCCAGTTCATCGGCAAGAAGCTGCTGGATGACAACGGCCAGCCAGCGCTGCGCGTTGTGAAAGGCGGTGCGCGTCAGGGCGACGAATACGGCGTTGACGGCTTGTCCGGTGCGACGCTGACGTCAAACGGAGTACAACACACATTCGATTTCTGGATGGGCGAGCTTGGTTTCGGCCCGTTCCTGAAACAGGTTCGTGAAGGAGCGCTTAACAATGGCTGATATCTCAGGCATGAAAGAAGTTAAGCGGGTTCTGGTCAGCCCGCTGGTGGATAACAACCCAATCGCGCTGCAAATCCTCGGGG encodes the following:
- a CDS encoding Na(+)-translocating NADH-quinone reductase subunit C — its product is MADVKSNDSIGRTLLVVLVLCLVCSIVVAGSAVGLKSRQQEQKALDKQRNILDVAGLAVPKMTGEEVKATFESRITPRLLDLKSGEMLDKDPANYDQAAALRDPQQSVELTASEDRAGIKRRSNIVEIYLVRDEQNKVQEVVLPVYGKGLWSMMNAFVALNTDGRTIKGITYYDQGETPGLGGEVENPNWRAQFIGKKLLDDNGQPALRVVKGGARQGDEYGVDGLSGATLTSNGVQHTFDFWMGELGFGPFLKQVREGALNNG